One region of Niallia sp. Man26 genomic DNA includes:
- a CDS encoding phospholipase D family protein produces the protein MRITKKLAANILVVYFAVYISVIVYHTLKPLPQGLSYEGEIHLVEDKDIEFVEDTTYKDKKGNQHLNQEIIARMLDEVDKAEQFIVIDMFLFNSDTNDDQTYPKITEKFLDKLVKKKQKNPDLKLIFITDPVNTTYHSYPSPELEKLKSIGAQVVETNMESLRDSNPLYSAFWRMSMKWFGHGKDGHLPNLLADSGPDVTLRSYLDLLNVKANHRKVLITEKSAIVSSGNIHDASGYHSNIAYTVKGNIINDLLETEESVYQLMDKTTFPVAKKTEEKGDIKLQLLTEGKIAKHVIQEIHNTAAGDTIWIGMLYLADRPVMEELIAASARDVNIRLILDPNQNSFGNKKAGLPNVPTSAELMKKGNGHIAIRWYNTGMEQYHSKLMLIERDKENVIIAGSANYTRRNLHDLNLETNIKIAAAPDKDIMKETKSYFDKLWSNKDGEYTKNYSTEAELPAFRYLLYRLQRLLWFTTY, from the coding sequence ATGAGAATAACAAAAAAGTTAGCAGCAAATATACTTGTCGTATATTTCGCCGTCTACATAAGCGTAATAGTATATCATACACTTAAACCATTGCCTCAAGGGCTGTCATATGAAGGTGAGATACATTTAGTAGAGGATAAAGATATTGAGTTTGTGGAGGATACAACCTATAAGGATAAGAAGGGCAACCAACATTTGAATCAGGAAATAATTGCCCGAATGCTTGATGAGGTAGACAAAGCAGAGCAATTTATTGTGATAGACATGTTTTTATTTAACAGCGATACGAACGATGATCAAACATATCCAAAAATTACAGAAAAGTTCTTGGACAAGCTTGTGAAGAAGAAACAAAAGAATCCTGATTTAAAGCTTATCTTTATAACAGATCCTGTAAATACCACGTATCATTCCTACCCGTCTCCTGAGCTCGAAAAACTTAAATCTATCGGCGCGCAAGTGGTGGAAACGAATATGGAAAGCCTGCGTGATTCGAACCCACTGTATTCTGCTTTCTGGAGGATGTCGATGAAATGGTTCGGACACGGTAAGGATGGTCATCTTCCTAATCTTTTAGCTGATAGCGGACCAGATGTGACATTGAGGTCTTATTTAGATTTGCTGAATGTTAAGGCAAATCATCGCAAGGTGTTAATTACGGAAAAATCAGCCATCGTTTCATCAGGTAATATTCATGATGCGAGCGGATATCATTCTAATATTGCCTATACAGTTAAAGGAAATATTATTAACGATTTGTTAGAAACGGAGGAGAGTGTTTATCAATTAATGGATAAGACTACTTTTCCTGTCGCCAAAAAAACAGAGGAAAAAGGCGATATTAAACTACAGCTTTTGACAGAAGGAAAAATAGCCAAACATGTTATACAAGAGATTCACAATACAGCTGCCGGTGATACTATTTGGATTGGTATGCTTTATCTTGCCGACAGACCAGTAATGGAAGAGCTGATAGCTGCATCAGCAAGGGATGTTAATATCCGGCTGATTCTTGACCCTAATCAAAACTCCTTCGGAAATAAGAAGGCAGGCCTTCCCAATGTTCCAACTTCTGCTGAGTTGATGAAAAAAGGCAATGGTCATATTGCGATAAGATGGTATAACACTGGGATGGAGCAGTACCATTCTAAGCTGATGCTTATAGAAAGAGATAAGGAAAATGTCATAATAGCAGGATCTGCCAACTATACGAGAAGAAATCTTCATGATTTAAATTTAGAAACAAATATAAAAATAGCAGCTGCTCCAGACAAAGATATAATGAAAGAAACAAAAAGTTATTTTGATAAACTTTGGTCTAATAAAGACGGAGAATATACAAAAAATTACAGCACAGAAGCGGAACTTCCTGCATTTCGTTATTTGCTGTACCGCCTGCAGCGCCTGCTTTGGTTTACAACTTATTGA
- a CDS encoding HAMP domain-containing sensor histidine kinase, translated as MSDNHKLLNNPHKTAAGYAHEIKNPITAVRGLLQLLANPDLPALKRSLYTEIAIEELDRANGLLYEMVHNNPPANRQETTNMKEAITKTTLLFEQAIQSKNLQLETFFAGNFNVQIPKQQLAQVLANILKNAIEASRAKGRITISAYTERQFGIISIKDNGPGIPPEALDMLFTPYFTTKRTGTGLGLSICQSIIHEANGQITVHSEFDAGTEFIVKLPIC; from the coding sequence ATGTCAGATAACCACAAACTTCTAAACAATCCTCACAAAACAGCGGCTGGCTATGCTCATGAAATCAAAAATCCAATAACCGCAGTCCGCGGCCTTCTTCAGCTTCTTGCCAATCCAGATTTACCTGCATTAAAAAGATCTCTATATACAGAAATCGCCATAGAAGAACTCGACAGAGCAAATGGTCTGCTCTATGAAATGGTGCACAACAATCCACCAGCTAACAGGCAGGAAACAACTAATATGAAGGAAGCGATTACGAAAACTACCCTTCTTTTTGAGCAAGCCATTCAATCTAAAAACCTTCAGCTTGAAACATTTTTTGCGGGCAACTTTAATGTACAAATACCAAAACAGCAGCTGGCACAGGTGCTTGCAAACATTTTAAAAAATGCCATTGAAGCAAGCAGAGCAAAAGGCAGGATTACTATTAGTGCCTACACAGAAAGACAATTTGGCATTATTTCCATTAAGGATAATGGACCTGGTATTCCGCCAGAAGCTTTAGACATGCTATTTACACCTTATTTCACAACAAAACGGACTGGAACAGGACTAGGTTTGAGCATATGTCAATCAATTATTCATGAAGCTAACGGTCAAATCACTGTTCACTCCGAATTTGACGCAGGAACAGAATTTATTGTAAAACTGCCTATCTGTTAA
- the metC gene encoding cystathionine beta-lyase: MSERYSFETKLLHNKHKFDPATGAVSVPIQHASTFHQQEIDSFGKYDYARSLNPTREALEEIIADLEDGTKGFAFASGMAAISSAFLLLSQGDHVLISEDVYGGTYRMVTTVLNRFGIEHTFVDMTDLAAVQNAVKPNTKVFYIETPSNPLMKVTDIKAVSTLAKQNDAWTFVDNTFLTPALQKPLNLGADIVLHSATKFLSGHSDVIAGLAVVKDEELGKLLGSIQNSFGAVLGVQDCWLLMRGLKTLHVRMKHSSEAAETIATYLNNHPAIKKVYYPGFADHPQYDIQQEQATSPGAVFSFELHSEEAMRTFVKNVELPVFAVSLGAVESILSYPAKMSHAAMDPVARQERGISDALLRLSVGLENPQDLIADFEAALKKTAELHYI, encoded by the coding sequence ATGAGCGAACGATATTCCTTTGAAACGAAACTGCTTCACAACAAACATAAATTCGATCCTGCCACAGGTGCAGTAAGTGTGCCGATTCAGCATGCTTCCACTTTCCATCAACAGGAGATTGATAGTTTTGGAAAATATGATTATGCAAGAAGTCTTAATCCTACAAGAGAAGCACTGGAAGAGATTATTGCAGATTTAGAGGATGGTACAAAAGGCTTTGCATTTGCATCAGGAATGGCCGCTATCTCTAGCGCCTTCCTCCTCCTTTCCCAAGGAGATCATGTGTTAATTTCTGAGGATGTCTATGGCGGAACTTATCGCATGGTAACAACAGTGCTCAATAGATTCGGTATTGAACATACTTTTGTCGATATGACCGATCTTGCTGCAGTTCAAAATGCCGTGAAGCCTAATACGAAGGTTTTTTATATCGAGACTCCATCTAATCCGCTTATGAAGGTTACGGATATCAAGGCAGTCAGCACATTGGCAAAACAAAACGATGCTTGGACGTTTGTTGATAATACCTTCTTAACACCTGCTTTGCAAAAACCGTTAAATCTTGGTGCAGATATTGTTCTGCACAGCGCCACTAAATTCTTGTCTGGCCATAGTGATGTTATTGCCGGTCTTGCAGTTGTCAAAGATGAAGAGCTTGGCAAACTGCTCGGCTCCATCCAAAATTCCTTTGGAGCAGTACTTGGAGTTCAAGATTGCTGGCTGTTAATGAGAGGACTTAAAACGCTACATGTGCGCATGAAGCATTCTAGTGAGGCTGCCGAAACGATTGCTACCTATCTTAACAATCATCCGGCCATTAAAAAAGTCTATTATCCAGGGTTTGCAGATCATCCGCAATATGATATCCAACAAGAGCAGGCTACAAGCCCTGGCGCGGTATTCTCGTTTGAGCTTCACAGTGAAGAAGCGATGCGAACTTTTGTAAAAAATGTAGAGCTTCCAGTGTTTGCAGTAAGCTTAGGAGCTGTCGAGTCCATCCTCTCCTACCCTGCTAAAATGTCGCATGCGGCAATGGATCCAGTAGCCCGTCAAGAAAGAGGAATAAGCGACGCCTTACTTCGCCTGTCAGTAGGCTTAGAAAATCCACAGGATTTAATTGCAGACTTTGAAGCTGCATTAAAGAAAACAGCAGAACTTCATTATATTTAA
- a CDS encoding GNAT family N-acetyltransferase, with protein sequence MLRQLTVKDHQQVMKFLNQDPSLNLFIIGDIEGFGYETSFQSLWGEFTNSSLKAILLKFYDSYIITAQDEAYDADAFASLLTSTDSIIKLSGKANIVAKLEDKLGGRLASKNVQFFAECTNSVKMKTNTLPIKQATTADVDRIMDLRYGISEFKQNKNSRDMLYKAIATNTGRSFYLENNFGEIVCSASTTAETSDSAMIVAVCTHKDYRGKGYATGLLSEMINILLQEKQSVCLFYDNPDAGRIYTKIGFNEIGLWAMHR encoded by the coding sequence ATGCTTCGGCAGCTTACGGTTAAAGACCACCAACAAGTGATGAAGTTTTTAAACCAAGACCCTTCTCTAAACCTTTTCATTATTGGTGATATAGAAGGGTTCGGATATGAGACTTCCTTTCAATCTTTATGGGGCGAATTTACTAATTCAAGCCTTAAAGCTATTCTACTGAAGTTCTATGACAGCTATATAATCACCGCTCAAGATGAAGCTTATGATGCGGATGCTTTTGCTAGCTTGTTAACATCCACTGATAGCATCATCAAGCTGTCTGGCAAGGCGAATATTGTCGCTAAGCTTGAAGACAAGCTTGGAGGCAGACTTGCATCCAAAAACGTACAATTTTTTGCAGAATGTACGAACTCAGTTAAGATGAAGACAAACACATTGCCGATTAAACAAGCAACAACAGCAGACGTAGACAGAATTATGGACTTGCGTTACGGCATATCCGAATTTAAGCAAAATAAGAACAGCCGTGACATGCTTTATAAAGCGATCGCAACAAATACTGGCCGCAGCTTTTATCTCGAGAATAATTTTGGAGAAATCGTCTGCTCGGCTTCTACCACAGCAGAAACCTCTGATTCTGCTATGATTGTTGCTGTTTGCACACATAAGGATTATCGGGGCAAAGGTTATGCTACTGGATTGCTGTCGGAAATGATTAACATTTTACTTCAGGAAAAGCAGAGTGTCTGTCTTTTTTATGATAATCCTGATGCAGGCAGAATTTATACAAAAATCGGGTTTAATGAGATAGGTTTATGGGCGATGCATCGGTAA
- a CDS encoding CapA family protein, whose product MKKIQLYLLLAFIGISITAFFIFKLDEATLIKQNSNTSSNQPSKKTQLSTKSIGKEVTLGAVGDILIHDRVYNEAKVKDGFDFRPMLEEVKPILQKPDILLANQETIVAGEKIGLSSYPAFNSPHEVADALIDAGVDIVTTANNHSLDRGVDAQKQSLAYLKKIKLPYVGTFENKEDQQKLRIMEHDGIKIAYLSYTYGLNGITVPKKDDYIVNLIDKEKMQKEIAQTKKQADFVVMGIHWGTEYERKPNVEQKTLAQYLVNEGVDIIFGGHPHVLQPMEWMYDKNGEKSLVVYSLGNFLSGQADDYRDIGGMATVKVTKTELGGKVTKKIEVPSFYPTYVYSKNDKDYKMVPLEEAGSLGMPDSEESYKEIMTHMLKNVQPK is encoded by the coding sequence ATGAAAAAAATCCAGCTCTATCTATTGCTTGCTTTTATCGGTATTTCGATCACAGCCTTTTTTATTTTTAAGCTTGATGAAGCAACATTAATCAAGCAAAACAGCAATACAAGCAGCAATCAGCCCTCAAAAAAAACACAACTCAGCACAAAAAGCATTGGCAAAGAAGTCACTTTAGGTGCTGTCGGGGATATTCTAATTCACGATAGGGTATATAATGAAGCAAAAGTAAAAGACGGTTTTGACTTTAGGCCTATGCTTGAAGAAGTGAAGCCAATCTTACAAAAGCCGGACATCCTTCTGGCTAATCAGGAAACCATTGTGGCAGGCGAGAAAATTGGTTTATCCAGCTATCCTGCTTTCAATAGTCCACATGAAGTCGCAGATGCGCTAATTGATGCAGGTGTCGACATTGTGACAACTGCTAATAATCATTCTTTAGACAGAGGTGTTGATGCCCAAAAGCAGTCTCTTGCGTACTTAAAAAAAATCAAGCTTCCTTATGTTGGTACATTTGAAAATAAAGAAGACCAACAAAAGCTCCGCATAATGGAGCATGACGGCATAAAAATTGCTTATCTTTCTTACACATATGGTTTGAATGGTATTACTGTTCCCAAAAAGGACGACTATATCGTCAATCTTATTGATAAGGAAAAAATGCAAAAAGAGATAGCGCAGACAAAAAAACAAGCTGACTTTGTGGTAATGGGCATACATTGGGGCACAGAATATGAACGGAAGCCAAATGTGGAACAAAAAACTCTCGCCCAATATCTCGTTAATGAAGGTGTCGACATTATTTTCGGAGGACATCCACATGTTCTGCAGCCAATGGAATGGATGTATGACAAAAACGGAGAAAAGTCCTTAGTCGTCTATTCTCTCGGCAATTTCCTGTCAGGACAAGCAGATGATTATCGAGATATTGGTGGAATGGCCACTGTCAAAGTGACAAAAACTGAACTGGGCGGTAAAGTGACGAAAAAAATAGAGGTTCCATCCTTTTACCCAACATATGTCTACAGTAAAAATGATAAAGACTATAAAATGGTTCCTCTAGAAGAAGCTGGTAGTCTTGGAATGCCTGACAGTGAGGAAAGCTATAAGGAGATCATGACACATATGCTGAAAAATGTGCAGCCTAAATAA
- a CDS encoding carbon-nitrogen hydrolase family protein → MKIRVSAVQYMLKNIKSFEDFAKQCEHYVRTAQEFGAEFVLFPEFFTTQLLSMGDGQNPLTINELPGFTEQYQNLFRTFAVQTGMHIIGGTHVIRRDDKLFNVAHLFYPDGKIEEQAKLHITPTEIDEWNMEKGDSFRIFETDKGKIAILTCYDIEFPEIVRMAKAKGADVIFCPSCTDDRHGFHRVRYTCHARAIENQVYVVVTGTVGSLTNVDFMRANFGQAAVITPNDIPFPPKGIMAEGELNDDMIITADLDLSLLYEVRAKGSVTTWRDRRTDMYTDWETIEG, encoded by the coding sequence ATGAAAATAAGAGTTTCTGCCGTGCAGTATATGCTGAAAAACATTAAGTCATTTGAAGATTTTGCAAAGCAATGTGAACACTATGTCCGAACGGCACAAGAATTTGGCGCTGAGTTTGTTTTGTTTCCTGAATTTTTTACAACACAATTATTGTCAATGGGCGATGGTCAAAATCCGTTAACCATTAATGAGTTGCCTGGGTTTACAGAACAGTACCAAAATCTGTTCCGCACATTTGCTGTACAAACTGGCATGCATATTATCGGTGGAACTCATGTTATCCGCAGGGATGACAAATTATTTAACGTCGCCCATTTATTTTATCCAGATGGAAAAATAGAGGAGCAGGCTAAGCTTCATATTACTCCAACAGAAATTGATGAGTGGAATATGGAAAAAGGCGACAGCTTCCGTATTTTTGAAACAGATAAAGGGAAAATTGCAATTTTGACATGCTATGATATAGAATTTCCGGAAATTGTCCGGATGGCAAAAGCAAAAGGTGCTGATGTTATCTTTTGTCCTTCTTGTACAGATGACCGTCACGGTTTTCATCGTGTTCGTTACACTTGCCATGCAAGAGCAATTGAAAACCAAGTGTATGTAGTCGTAACAGGAACGGTCGGCTCCTTAACTAATGTTGACTTCATGCGTGCGAATTTTGGCCAGGCGGCTGTCATTACTCCAAATGATATCCCATTTCCTCCAAAAGGGATCATGGCAGAAGGCGAGCTTAATGATGATATGATCATCACAGCAGATCTTGATCTATCTCTATTATACGAGGTGCGTGCTAAAGGTTCTGTGACAACTTGGAGAGACAGACGTACTGATATGTATACAGATTGGGAAACAATAGAGGGCTGA
- a CDS encoding SGNH/GDSL hydrolase family protein, which yields MKIICFGDSLTRGVTFVKGRPRILKDNYPSILNSLLQANGHTAEELLVLNKGVFNDDSTSLMNRLDKDVLYEKPDICIIGVGGNDCNFKWEEVAEFPELEHIPIVPLHDYTENVKAIVLKVKEYNIIPVILTLPPLEPVKYYKFLASKYGNSIGHWISLCGGIEHWHGLYNNQLQKLAKKLDVFTIDVRTNLEKAGDVSDFMSDDGIHLNADGYKEMAATVFLELNKLINGE from the coding sequence ATGAAAATCATCTGTTTTGGGGACAGTCTGACTAGAGGCGTGACCTTTGTAAAAGGAAGACCGCGCATACTCAAGGATAATTATCCTTCCATCCTCAACAGTCTCTTACAGGCAAATGGTCATACTGCAGAGGAGCTGCTTGTTCTTAATAAAGGGGTCTTTAATGACGACTCCACTTCTCTGATGAACCGTCTCGATAAAGATGTTCTTTATGAAAAACCGGACATTTGTATAATTGGAGTAGGCGGAAATGATTGCAACTTTAAATGGGAAGAGGTTGCTGAGTTTCCTGAACTCGAACATATACCAATTGTACCACTTCACGATTACACGGAAAATGTAAAAGCAATTGTCCTTAAAGTGAAAGAATACAATATCATACCTGTAATCTTGACATTGCCGCCATTGGAACCAGTTAAATACTATAAGTTTCTTGCAAGCAAATATGGAAACTCCATTGGCCATTGGATAAGCCTGTGCGGCGGAATTGAACATTGGCATGGACTGTATAACAATCAGCTTCAGAAACTGGCGAAGAAACTTGACGTTTTTACAATTGATGTCCGGACTAATTTAGAAAAGGCAGGGGATGTTTCTGATTTTATGAGTGACGACGGTATCCATTTGAACGCAGATGGCTATAAGGAGATGGCAGCCACTGTGTTCTTAGAGTTGAACAAGCTAATAAACGGTGAGTAG
- a CDS encoding acyl-CoA dehydrogenase family protein, with translation MTANFSQMKELGERLVAMERLAVKFSERAREVDENGTFPYENISELQKSGYTYLTVPSEYGGKEISVYEMVRLQEAIAIGDGSTALSIGWHMGVIRNMYENNWEPSLLEEMYTAIKGGALINSAATEPQTGSPTRGGKPQTTAEQNGDTWVINGRKSFTSMSPMLDYFIVSASIKDSDEVANFLIAKDNPGLKIEETWDSIALRGTGSHDVYFENAIIEKRFLVEKLGGARKINPWLLHIPACYLGIAGAAQKEAVRFAKSHSPNSITGTISDLPNVRTKIGEMELKMQTAKHFLYSVSKKWDAAPKEEQQALVPEMSAAKHFVTNTAIEVVDLAMRIAGARSLSASSSLQRYYRDVRAGLHNPPMDDMTISQLAEKSLREI, from the coding sequence GTGACTGCGAATTTTTCACAGATGAAGGAACTTGGCGAAAGACTGGTAGCAATGGAAAGGTTGGCAGTTAAGTTTTCAGAAAGAGCAAGGGAAGTGGATGAAAATGGAACTTTCCCATATGAAAATATTAGCGAACTTCAAAAGAGCGGTTATACATATTTAACAGTGCCAAGTGAATATGGCGGCAAGGAGATATCTGTTTATGAAATGGTACGGCTGCAGGAGGCAATTGCCATCGGTGATGGCTCAACAGCCTTATCCATTGGCTGGCATATGGGCGTTATCCGCAATATGTACGAAAATAACTGGGAGCCGTCGCTTCTTGAAGAAATGTATACAGCAATTAAGGGTGGAGCACTTATTAATAGTGCTGCTACCGAGCCTCAGACTGGGAGTCCAACTAGGGGAGGGAAACCTCAAACGACAGCAGAGCAAAACGGAGATACTTGGGTAATTAATGGACGCAAATCCTTTACATCCATGTCACCGATGCTTGATTACTTCATTGTCAGTGCATCTATTAAGGATTCAGACGAGGTAGCCAACTTTTTAATTGCAAAGGATAACCCAGGCTTAAAAATTGAAGAAACTTGGGACAGCATCGCTTTAAGAGGAACAGGCAGTCATGATGTGTACTTCGAAAATGCAATCATAGAGAAGCGTTTTTTAGTGGAGAAACTAGGGGGAGCAAGAAAGATTAATCCATGGCTGCTTCATATCCCTGCTTGTTATTTAGGGATTGCTGGGGCAGCTCAAAAAGAAGCGGTCAGATTTGCAAAAAGCCACTCGCCCAACAGCATAACAGGAACAATCAGCGACCTTCCGAATGTGCGCACGAAAATCGGCGAAATGGAGTTGAAAATGCAGACTGCCAAGCATTTCCTTTATTCCGTCAGCAAAAAATGGGATGCTGCACCAAAGGAGGAGCAACAAGCTTTAGTTCCTGAAATGAGCGCTGCCAAGCATTTTGTAACAAACACAGCGATTGAAGTAGTCGACTTGGCTATGCGTATTGCAGGAGCACGAAGTCTGTCAGCAAGCAGCTCGCTGCAACGATATTACCGCGATGTGCGGGCAGGACTTCATAATCCTCCGATGGATGATATGACAATTTCTCAGCTAGCAGAGAAATCATTAAGAGAGATTTAA
- the plsY gene encoding glycerol-3-phosphate 1-O-acyltransferase PlsY, with product MIIAILIILAYLIGSIPSGLIIGKAFYKIDIREHGSGNLGGTNSFRVLGKKAGFVVTFSDILKGTLATCLPVLLGLFTDIDVSVSPLIFGVVAVIGHMYPIFAGFKGGKAVATSAGILLGHEPLLFIIIIAVFFLALYLSKYVSLSSMIAGAAGLVYSIILWDDKLLIAILAILTIFVVYRHRANIKRIINKTEPKITWL from the coding sequence TTGATCATTGCCATTTTAATTATTTTAGCCTACCTGATAGGATCCATTCCTTCCGGGTTAATTATTGGTAAGGCTTTTTATAAAATAGATATAAGAGAACACGGAAGCGGAAACTTAGGCGGAACGAATTCGTTTCGGGTGCTTGGCAAAAAAGCGGGCTTTGTCGTGACATTTTCTGATATTTTAAAAGGAACGCTGGCAACATGCCTGCCTGTTTTGCTTGGTCTGTTCACAGATATAGATGTCAGTGTAAGTCCCTTAATTTTCGGAGTAGTTGCGGTAATCGGCCATATGTATCCAATATTTGCAGGCTTTAAAGGCGGTAAAGCAGTCGCAACATCTGCCGGTATTCTGCTAGGGCATGAACCGCTGTTATTTATTATAATTATTGCTGTCTTTTTCCTGGCACTATACTTATCAAAGTATGTTTCTCTGTCATCCATGATTGCAGGAGCTGCCGGGTTGGTTTATTCAATTATCCTTTGGGATGACAAGCTTCTGATTGCCATCCTTGCTATTCTAACTATATTTGTTGTATATAGACATCGGGCAAATATTAAACGAATCATAAATAAGACAGAGCCGAAAATTACTTGGCTGTAA
- a CDS encoding aldo/keto reductase, with translation MNLQSTVKLNNGVEMPRFGLGVFKVEEGQEVIDSVKSAIKAGYISIDTAAVYKNEEGVGQGIKESGANREDLFITTKVWNADQGYESTLAAFETSIQKLGLDYIDLYLVHWPVKGKYKETWKALEKLYKDGKVKAIGVSNFHQHHLEDLLEEAEIVPMVNQIELHPLLSQVELRDFCKEKGIVVEAWSPLAQGKLLDNPVLAEIAGKYNKSTAQIILRWDLQNDIVTIPKSIKEHRIIENADIFDFELTNEDIDKINALNKNERVGPDPDNFNF, from the coding sequence ATGAATTTACAGTCAACGGTAAAGTTAAATAATGGTGTGGAAATGCCTAGATTCGGTTTAGGTGTTTTTAAAGTGGAAGAAGGTCAAGAGGTTATCGATTCTGTAAAATCAGCCATTAAAGCAGGTTACATAAGCATTGATACAGCGGCTGTATATAAGAACGAAGAAGGTGTTGGCCAAGGCATTAAAGAGTCTGGCGCCAACAGAGAAGATTTGTTTATTACGACAAAAGTATGGAATGCAGACCAAGGCTATGAGTCTACATTAGCAGCATTTGAAACGAGTATTCAAAAGCTTGGCCTTGATTATATTGATTTATATCTTGTGCACTGGCCAGTAAAGGGCAAGTACAAGGAAACGTGGAAAGCACTTGAGAAATTATATAAAGATGGAAAAGTGAAAGCAATCGGTGTCAGCAACTTCCATCAACATCATTTAGAGGATCTGTTGGAAGAGGCAGAAATCGTGCCAATGGTGAACCAAATTGAGCTTCATCCATTGTTAAGCCAAGTAGAGCTACGTGATTTCTGTAAGGAAAAAGGCATTGTTGTAGAAGCATGGTCTCCGCTTGCACAAGGAAAGCTGCTTGATAATCCTGTTCTTGCTGAAATTGCTGGGAAATACAATAAGTCTACAGCGCAAATTATCTTAAGATGGGATCTGCAAAATGATATTGTGACAATACCGAAATCCATTAAAGAACACAGAATCATTGAAAATGCTGACATTTTTGATTTTGAATTAACGAATGAGGACATCGACAAGATCAATGCCCTTAACAAGAATGAACGAGTAGGTCCAGATCCTGATAACTTCAACTTTTAA
- a CDS encoding GNAT family N-acetyltransferase, with product MYYSSSFYIYEGNKLKKCKVRNYQEADFAELIKIQEECFPPPFPSELWWTKEQLASHIAIFSDGAICVEVDGILAGSITSLCVDYDEKHPHHTWSELTDDGNITTHNPNGNAIYIVDISIRPAFRSLGLGKIMMQSMYQIVIEKNLDRLLGGGRMPGYRKWADQLTPEAYIKDVIAGEKKDPVISFLLRCERTPVAVLQDYLEDEDSLNYALLMEWRNPFKHN from the coding sequence ATGTATTACAGCAGCAGCTTTTATATATATGAAGGAAATAAATTAAAAAAATGCAAGGTCCGTAATTATCAGGAAGCAGATTTTGCTGAATTGATCAAAATTCAGGAAGAATGCTTCCCACCTCCGTTTCCGTCAGAGCTTTGGTGGACGAAGGAGCAATTGGCGAGTCATATAGCTATTTTTTCTGATGGAGCCATTTGTGTGGAAGTTGACGGAATATTAGCTGGTTCCATTACCTCTTTATGTGTGGATTATGACGAAAAGCATCCGCATCATACTTGGAGTGAACTGACAGATGACGGAAATATTACTACACATAATCCAAATGGGAATGCTATTTATATTGTGGATATAAGTATCAGGCCAGCTTTTCGCTCTCTAGGATTAGGGAAAATTATGATGCAAAGCATGTACCAGATAGTTATTGAAAAAAATCTCGATCGACTTCTTGGCGGCGGCAGAATGCCAGGTTATCGAAAATGGGCAGATCAGCTTACTCCTGAAGCTTATATAAAGGATGTTATTGCAGGTGAAAAGAAGGACCCTGTCATTTCCTTTTTGCTGAGATGTGAAAGGACTCCTGTAGCTGTATTGCAGGACTATTTGGAAGATGAGGATTCTTTAAACTATGCTTTGCTGATGGAATGGAGAAATCCGTTTAAACATAATTAG